From the Synergistetes bacterium HGW-Synergistetes-1 genome, the window TTGTGACGGATCCGAAATCGAATGCGGACATCCGGGATGCCAAAGAAGGAAGCACGGCAATAATTGATCTGATACTTTTTATGACAGGGAGTGGATCAAAATTTATTCCGATAAAGTAATTGAACATCTGATGTCTCCTCAAAACGCAGGAAACATGCCTGATGCTGACGCAGAAGGAAGCGTAGGAGACCCCGAGTGCGGGGATACACTGACATTTTACCTCAAGATATCAGACGGCGTTATAAGCGATATCAGCTATCTGGTATTCGGCTGCTGCGCTGCAATAGCAACATCGAGCGCGACATCAGTTCTTGCCAAAGGCAAAACGATCAAAGGGGCAATGAAGATAACAGAGGATGATGTCGTCAATGCACTTGACGGACTCCCTGAAAGCAAGGTCCACTGCTCGCTCCTTGGGGTCAGTGCCCTTCGGTGCGCCTTAAAAAACTACTGCAGCAAAAATAATATTGAACTGACGGAGGATACAAAATGAAGATAGCGATCCCTGCAGATGACAAAAACATTGATTCTACAGTCTGTCAGTCTTTTGGCAGGACACCATATTTTCTTACCTACGACACAGAAACAGAGACTGTTGAGTTTATTGACAATTCTGCTGCTTCCAGCCAGGGCGGGGCAGGAATAAAGGCTGCCCAGGCAATAGTAGACTCAAAAGTATCCGCAATCCTGACACCCAGATGCGGTCAGAATGCTGCCGAAGTGCTTACCGCAGCCGGTATTTTGATTTATAAAACAGAAAGTTCATCTATAAAAGAAAGTATTGCCGCTTTCAAAGAAAAACGTCTTGGTCTGCTTCAGGAGATCCATGCCGGGTTTCACGGACATGGCGGTTAAGAATTTAAAAATAGCAATATTAAGCGGCAAGGGCGGAACAGGGAAAACACTGCTTTCTGTCAATCTGGCATCAGCTGCGATAGCTTCTGTATACGTTGACTGTGATGTAGAAGAACCAAACGGTCACCTTTTTTTCAAGCCTCAATGGAACATTGAAAAGGAGATATCTGTAAAGATCCCACAGGTCGACCCGCAGAAATGCAACGGATGTAAAAAATGTGTCGAATTCTGCAAGTTCAACGCATTAGCATACATAAACGAAAAACTGAAAATTTTTGATGATGTATGCCACTCCTGCGGAGGATGCCTGCTTGTATGTCCACAGGATGCTCTTACTGAAAGGAAAAAGGCCGTGGGAACACTTTCTGTCGGCGATTCAGAGGGAGTACACGTTCTCTCAGGAATGATGCAAACCGGAATAGCTTCGGGGATTCCAATAATAAAGGAGCTCCTTTATCAATGCGGATCTTACAAAGATGATCGTCCAATATTCATAGACTGCCCTCCGGGAAGCGCCTGTATCGTTATGGAAAGCATAAAAGATGCAGACTACTGTCTTTTGGCTGCTGAACCTACTATATTCGGAAGACATAACCTTGAGATGGTCTGGTCTCTGGTCAAGCTTTTCAAAAAGCCGCATTCTGTCGTTATCAACAAATGTGTTGATCAAAGTGACCCAACAGAGGAGTTCTGCAAGAAAAACGGAATAAAGATCCTGGATAAAATTCCTTTTGACGTTGAACTTGGCACACTTAACTCGAACGGGAAGATAGCAGCAAGAGAAAGCAAAAAATATCGGGATCTTTTCTCTTCCCTGCTTGAAAAAATCTACAGGGAGGTGTCTCATGAAGCAGCTGTTAATTCTGAGCGGTAAGGGCGGCACAGGAAAAACAACTGTTGCCAGTGCTTTCATCAGGCTTTCAGAAGCCAAAGCATACGCTGACTGTGATGTTGACGCACCTAACCTGCATCTGATAACGAAACATTCCAAAACACCATCAAGGAAAGACTATTATGGGATGCCAAAGGCAGAGATCGATCCTGACATTTGCATAAACTGCGGCAAATGCATGGAGAACTGCAGATTTGACGCTATTAGAGTAAATGAAAGATCTCACTTTGTTGATGCCTTTGGATGTGAAGGATGCGGAGTATGCGAATTTGTTTGTCCTGTAAATGCAGTATCGCTTCATCCTTCTGTTGCGGGAGATCTTATGTTTTTTAAGGAAGGCCCTGTAACATTTTCAACGGCCCAGCTGAAAATGGGAAGCGGAACAACGGGAATGCTTGTTTCACAAGTAAAGAAACAGATGAAAGAGGCTTCGGGGGATATTGAGCTGGCTATAGTAGACGGTTCTCCCGGCATAGGGTGCCCTGTAATAGCTTCTCTCAGTGGTGCTGATATGGTTTTGATAGTTGCAGAACCTTCTCTTTCTGGTATAAGCGACATGGAAAGGATAATCAAAACTGCCCGAATATTTGGGGTCATAATTGCAGTCTGTGTGAACAAATCTGACACAAACCCTGACAATGCAAATAGGATAAAGGATTTCTGCAAACTTGGGGGGATACCTTATGCCGGCAGTATTCCTTTTGACTACATGGCGGTCAAGGCTGTTAACAAAGGAATGAGCATAGCTGACATCGATTGCCCTTCCGGAGCGGCAGTTAAGGAAGTGTTCAATAAGACAATGCTGTTGCTATTTGCTGAAGGGAGGCACTCACAAAAGTGATAGTTACGGTTCTTTCAGAAAACACATCAATTTCACCTGAAATAAAAAGTGAGCATGGATTGTCGATCCACGTTAAAACAAAGAGAGAGAGCATCCTCTTTGACACCGGAGCCAGCTCGATCTTTATTGAGAATGCCGAGAAACTCGGTATAGACATACCATCGGTAGACAAAGTTATCCTTTCTCACGGACACTACGACCACGGAGGAGGGTTAGACCCTTTTCTTGAAGTGAATAAAAAAGCATTGGTATATTTAAATAAATTTGCCTTTGGAAATTACTGTTCAGTGAAGGAGGGAAAAGAAAAGTACATAGGACTTGATAAAAAACTGCTTCCACAGGAAAGGTTTGTATTTATTGACGGCGACGCAAAAATAGATGATGAACTTGAGATCTTTTCCGGTGTACGGCAGAAAATTTTGTCTCCTTCATGCAACTCTTCACTTTTTATGAAGGAAGAGGGAAATGAGAAATCAAGAGCTGACGAATTCAAACACGAACAGAATCTCATCATCAGAGAAGAAGGCAACACTGTCCTC encodes:
- a CDS encoding iron-sulfur cluster assembly scaffold protein produces the protein MKIYSDKVIEHLMSPQNAGNMPDADAEGSVGDPECGDTLTFYLKISDGVISDISYLVFGCCAAIATSSATSVLAKGKTIKGAMKITEDDVVNALDGLPESKVHCSLLGVSALRCALKNYCSKNNIELTEDTK
- a CDS encoding dinitrogenase iron-molybdenum cofactor biosynthesis protein, giving the protein MKIAIPADDKNIDSTVCQSFGRTPYFLTYDTETETVEFIDNSAASSQGGAGIKAAQAIVDSKVSAILTPRCGQNAAEVLTAAGILIYKTESSSIKESIAAFKEKRLGLLQEIHAGFHGHGG
- a CDS encoding ATPase → MAVKNLKIAILSGKGGTGKTLLSVNLASAAIASVYVDCDVEEPNGHLFFKPQWNIEKEISVKIPQVDPQKCNGCKKCVEFCKFNALAYINEKLKIFDDVCHSCGGCLLVCPQDALTERKKAVGTLSVGDSEGVHVLSGMMQTGIASGIPIIKELLYQCGSYKDDRPIFIDCPPGSACIVMESIKDADYCLLAAEPTIFGRHNLEMVWSLVKLFKKPHSVVINKCVDQSDPTEEFCKKNGIKILDKIPFDVELGTLNSNGKIAARESKKYRDLFSSLLEKIYREVSHEAAVNSER
- a CDS encoding ATPase; this translates as MKQLLILSGKGGTGKTTVASAFIRLSEAKAYADCDVDAPNLHLITKHSKTPSRKDYYGMPKAEIDPDICINCGKCMENCRFDAIRVNERSHFVDAFGCEGCGVCEFVCPVNAVSLHPSVAGDLMFFKEGPVTFSTAQLKMGSGTTGMLVSQVKKQMKEASGDIELAIVDGSPGIGCPVIASLSGADMVLIVAEPSLSGISDMERIIKTARIFGVIIAVCVNKSDTNPDNANRIKDFCKLGGIPYAGSIPFDYMAVKAVNKGMSIADIDCPSGAAVKEVFNKTMLLLFAEGRHSQK
- a CDS encoding MBL fold hydrolase, producing MIVTVLSENTSISPEIKSEHGLSIHVKTKRESILFDTGASSIFIENAEKLGIDIPSVDKVILSHGHYDHGGGLDPFLEVNKKALVYLNKFAFGNYCSVKEGKEKYIGLDKKLLPQERFVFIDGDAKIDDELEIFSGVRQKILSPSCNSSLFMKEEGNEKSRADEFKHEQNLIIREEGNTVLLSGCAHSGIVNILEHYVEKYGELPTHVIGGFHLYSHSSGKSEDPITVFEIGRYLLDSAAEYYTGHCTGDEAYNILKRTMGQMLHKISAGSVFEVI